Part of the Geobacter pickeringii genome, TGACGATTGTCTCATTCAGAAAGATGGTCTGTTCGTTCAGACGGATCTTCTCGATCTCAACCCGAAGGGGTAACGGAATGCTGTTTCCCATCAACCCAGAGAACCCCCAGCCGCGGCTTGTCGCAAAGGTGATTGATGTCCTGAAGTCGGGGGGGATTATCGCCTATCCCACCGACACGACCTATGGGATTGGTTGCAGTATTTTCAACAAGAAGGGGATCGAGCGGATTTACCTTATCAAGCAGCGAGAGAAGAAAAAGCCGTTTTCCTTTATCTGCTCGGATCTCTCCGAGGTCGCTCGCTATGCCAAGGTGAGCAACTACGCATTCAAGATCATAAAGCGATATCTGCCCGGTCCCTATACGTTTGTTCTTGATGCCACGAGCATCGTTCCCGACCTTCTGGTGACCAAGCAAAAGACTGTCGGGATTCGAATGCCGGACAACCCCATCTGTCTCTCCATCGTGAGAGAACTCGGCCATCCGATCATCACCACAAGTGCAAACGTCTCAGGGGAGGAGCCAATTGGTGATCCTTTCTTGGTTGATCAGGCCATGGGCAAACGGCTTGAC contains:
- a CDS encoding L-threonylcarbamoyladenylate synthase, translated to MLFPINPENPQPRLVAKVIDVLKSGGIIAYPTDTTYGIGCSIFNKKGIERIYLIKQREKKKPFSFICSDLSEVARYAKVSNYAFKIIKRYLPGPYTFVLDATSIVPDLLVTKQKTVGIRMPDNPICLSIVRELGHPIITTSANVSGEEPIGDPFLVDQAMGKRLDMVVDGGVLTADVSSVVSLIGDAPTVLRRGIGDVSWCGD